From the genome of Neomonachus schauinslandi chromosome 5, ASM220157v2, whole genome shotgun sequence, one region includes:
- the ADA2 gene encoding LOW QUALITY PROTEIN: adenosine deaminase 2 (The sequence of the model RefSeq protein was modified relative to this genomic sequence to represent the inferred CDS: deleted 1 base in 1 codon), with product MSVGGPPGRPALLSLLLVAAMPFSCSAIPIDEARTQLLMREKMMQLGGQLVLTEQEELANGRLMALKKAELAQAMKSQNFPPSMHFFQAKDLIEKSEVFNLLKKMPKGAALHVHDFGILSMNWLVKNVTYRPHCHFCITPKGALKFKFAYPTPPTPMPAECSEWVLLEKYRKEMQNVTEFDNGLLKNFTLMTENPDVDYANQNVVWSKFQTIFFTISGLVHYAPVFRDYVFQALEEFYQDNVLYLELRAMLFPVYELNGTIHSQEWSVRTYREVASLFAKEHPGFIGIKLIYSDHRIKNVSFIVKSVQTAMMLRAMFPRMVSGFDLVGREDTGHSLYDYREALMIPTLHGVKLPYFFHAGETDWQGTSIDRNLLDALLLNSTRIGHGFALTKHPAVWADSWKKNIPIEVCPISNQVLKLVSDLRNHPAAVLMATGYPMVISSDDPAVFGAKGLSYDFYEAFMGIGGMAADLRTLKQLAMNSIKFSTLLDIDKKAAMKTWEERWNTFVADLARRPK from the exons ATGTCCGTGGGTGGCCCGCCAGGGCGGccagccctgctctccctgcttttgGTGGCGGCGATGCCTTTTTCCTGCTCAGCCATACCCATAGATGAAGCACGGACGCAGCTGTTGATGAGAGAGAAGATGATGCAGCTG GGGGGGCAGCTGGTGCTGACCGAGCAGGAGGAGCTGGCCAATGGGAGGCTCATGGCCCTCAAAAAGGCTGAGTTGGCTCAGGCCATGAAGAGCCAGAATTTCCCTCCCAGCATGCACTTCTTCCAGGCCAAGGATCTCATCGAGAAAAGTGAGGTGTTTAATCTCCTGAAGAAGATGCCAAAAG gGGCTGCCTTACATGTCCATGACTTCGGCATCCTGAGCATGAACTGGCTGGTGAAAAATGTCACCTATAGGCCCCACTGCCACTTCTGTATCACCCCGAAGGGGGCCCTGAAGTTCAAATTTGCTTAtccaacaccccccaccccaatgcCAGCAGAGTGTTCAGAGTGGGTTTTGCTGGAGAAATATCGAAAGGAGATGCAGAACGTCACTGAGTTTGACAACGG ACTGCTAAAGAATTTCACTCTGATGACTGAGAACCCCGATGTGGATTATGCAAACCAAAATGTTGTCTGGTCCAAGTTTCAAACGATCTTCTTCACAATCTCTGGCCTTGTCCACTATGCACCAGTGTTCAGAGACTATGTCTTCCAGGCCCTGGAGGAGTTCTACCAGGACAATGTGCTCTACCTAGAGCTCAGAGCCATGCTGTTCCCG GTGTATGAACTGAATGGGACCATCCATAGCCAAGAGTGGTCAGTGAGGACTTACAGAGAAGTGGCTTCTTTGTTTGCGAAAGAGCATCCCGGGTTTATTGGAATCAAACTCATTTATTCGGATCACAG aATAAAAAATGTGTCCTTCATCGTGAAATCCGTCCAAACAGCCATGATGCTTCGAGCCATGTTCCCCAGGATGGTGTCAGGGTTTGACCTG GTGGGGCGTGAGGACACTGGCCACTCCTTGTATGACTACAGGGAGGCTTTGATGATTCCCACCTTGCATGGCGTTAAACTGCCTTACTTTTTCCATGCTGGAGAGACAG ACTGGCAGGGTACTTCCATAGACAGAAACCTTCTGGATGCTCTACTACTGAACTCTACCAGGATTGGCCATGGATTTGCTTTGACCAAACACCCAGCAGTCTGGGCTGACTCCTGGAAGAAGAACATCCCCATAGAAGTCTGTCCCATCTCCAACCAG GTTCTGAAACTGGTGTCTGACTTGAGAAACCACCCTGCCGCTGTTCTGATGGCCACTGGGTACCCCATGGTGATCAGCTCTGATGACCCAGCTGTCTTTGGTGCCAAAGGTTTATCCTATGATTTCTATGAGGCCTTCATGGGCATTGGGGGAATGGCGGCCGATCTGAGGACACTCAAACAGCTGGCCATGAACTCTATCAA GTTCAGCACCTTGTTGGATATTGATAAAAAGGCTGCCATGAAAACCTGGGAGGAGAGATGGAATACGTTTGTAGCCGACCTGGCAAGGAGGCCAAAGTGA